A single window of Anaerocolumna chitinilytica DNA harbors:
- a CDS encoding glycoside hydrolase family 32 protein: MIKRDILCEHDYLHIPIIPGGKRNDMQIWAGGELVRSFCLALTDEGGEYFYLKVSQHKDKTLTLLVADPEGITETALNRIVSGGKASSLHPLYPNLYREPLRPLYHFSSKRGWLNDPNGLFYKDGLYHMYYQHNPLGTPHGSVNICWGHAISKDLLHWEEKDDAILPWRRDWSIASGSAVVDTENRAGYGKDAIIAAFTALGTQNIKNGRDYPSGGQFLAASTDGGYTFYLFSHEATVPTQSGYGWRDPRLFRYDDHYVMAVYETDENNRNCVSFYVSDNFHDWKLTSRNDDLYECPDIFPLTVEGTDEVKWVLYGADCMARVGDFDGYHFTESGQFNPLDYGNASYAGQTWSHQPEGKRIHISWVRGMGGTGEDLGYENMPFSQCMTIPCEITLRKGRDGLRVCRAPIQQIEQLRQELLFENNFQQTAETSIEIVTPAQYVIDLSSCTDMLSIRVGAHTIHYQASERKLLFENGRSVLLDRESLQFTVLIDTTTVELCFEDSVTASYAMSSEHMSLIIKGSCTVSCQCYQMKNIWEQ; the protein is encoded by the coding sequence ATGATTAAAAGAGACATCTTATGCGAACATGATTATCTACACATTCCCATTATTCCAGGCGGTAAGAGAAACGATATGCAAATCTGGGCTGGTGGTGAGCTGGTTCGCAGCTTCTGCCTGGCTCTGACAGACGAAGGAGGCGAATATTTCTACTTAAAGGTCAGTCAGCACAAAGATAAAACACTTACGCTGCTGGTAGCCGATCCGGAAGGAATAACCGAAACCGCACTGAATCGTATTGTTAGCGGGGGAAAAGCCAGTTCTCTACATCCCCTTTATCCGAATCTATACAGAGAACCCCTTCGTCCTTTGTATCACTTTTCCAGTAAAAGAGGCTGGCTTAACGATCCTAACGGGTTGTTCTACAAAGACGGGCTTTATCATATGTATTACCAGCATAATCCCCTTGGTACTCCTCATGGCAGCGTCAATATCTGCTGGGGGCATGCCATCAGCAAAGACCTCCTGCATTGGGAGGAAAAAGATGATGCCATTCTGCCCTGGCGCAGGGACTGGTCCATAGCCTCCGGAAGTGCTGTTGTAGATACAGAGAATCGGGCGGGCTATGGTAAAGATGCTATTATTGCGGCATTTACCGCTTTAGGTACACAAAACATTAAAAACGGACGGGACTACCCTTCAGGCGGTCAATTTTTAGCAGCCAGTACCGATGGAGGTTATACTTTTTATTTATTTTCCCATGAAGCAACTGTCCCGACACAAAGCGGCTATGGCTGGAGAGATCCCCGCCTTTTCCGCTATGATGACCATTATGTTATGGCAGTTTATGAAACCGACGAAAACAATAGGAATTGTGTATCTTTTTATGTATCAGATAATTTTCATGATTGGAAACTGACTTCAAGAAATGATGACCTGTACGAATGCCCTGATATTTTCCCCTTAACCGTTGAAGGTACCGATGAAGTAAAATGGGTGCTGTACGGAGCTGACTGTATGGCAAGAGTAGGAGACTTTGATGGATACCACTTTACTGAATCCGGACAATTTAATCCTCTGGACTATGGAAATGCCTCCTATGCTGGACAGACCTGGAGCCATCAGCCGGAGGGTAAACGCATACATATCAGCTGGGTACGGGGAATGGGTGGTACCGGAGAAGACTTAGGTTACGAGAATATGCCCTTCTCTCAGTGTATGACAATACCTTGTGAAATCACCTTAAGAAAGGGCAGAGACGGCCTTCGTGTATGCCGTGCTCCAATTCAGCAGATAGAGCAGTTACGGCAAGAGCTGCTCTTTGAAAATAATTTTCAACAGACGGCTGAGACTTCAATTGAAATTGTTACTCCTGCTCAATATGTAATTGATTTATCCTCCTGCACAGATATGCTTTCTATCCGGGTCGGCGCACATACGATTCATTACCAGGCATCGGAGCGAAAACTTTTGTTTGAAAATGGCCGCAGTGTGTTGTTAGATAGGGAATCTCTGCAATTTACTGTATTAATCGATACTACAACCGTGGAATTATGTTTTGAGGACAGCGTTACGGCAAGTTATGCTATGTCATCTGAACACATGAGTTTAATCATAAAAGGAAGCTGCACTGTTTCCTGTCAATGTTACCAAATGAAAAATATCTGGGAGCAATAA
- a CDS encoding LacI family DNA-binding transcriptional regulator: MITSKDVAKLAGVSHTTVSRAFRGDAKIKPETYQRIMNVSKELGYSPNRIASSLRQKNTKTIGLIISHGFNPLFLKITHRIETELAIHGYHLLISFDDGDSDKQWNIIQSLAAGQVNVIIFTPLIHSTADHNRLYSLIQHSPIRFIQLISNPFEDITSFYFDDNYGSYLGTRHLLSNGHNRILMIGGINRVEGYEKAYQESELTPPIKFSDLTGSTEEASYHNIKEALLKEKPTAVFSVSEPLSYITYQVLSDLAMQIPSDISFLSFDDERWLQLLHISAIGHPVQALSNVIVREILSYETSDSEVYPSSTSFKPFLIERNSVLPNNKQ, from the coding sequence ATGATAACCAGTAAGGATGTCGCTAAATTAGCAGGAGTATCACATACAACCGTATCCAGAGCCTTTCGTGGAGATGCCAAAATAAAACCGGAAACCTACCAACGAATCATGAATGTTTCAAAAGAGCTGGGATATTCTCCGAATAGGATTGCATCCAGTCTCCGCCAAAAAAACACGAAAACTATCGGCTTAATTATTTCCCATGGATTCAATCCTCTGTTTTTAAAGATTACTCACAGGATTGAAACAGAGCTGGCCATTCATGGGTATCACCTTCTAATCTCCTTTGATGACGGTGATTCGGATAAACAATGGAATATAATTCAATCTCTGGCAGCTGGTCAAGTAAACGTAATAATATTTACACCATTAATCCATTCAACGGCTGACCATAATCGCTTATATTCCTTAATACAGCATTCACCAATACGGTTTATTCAATTAATCTCTAATCCATTTGAGGATATTACAAGCTTTTATTTTGACGATAATTATGGTTCCTATTTAGGTACCCGCCATCTGCTCTCTAATGGGCATAATCGTATACTCATGATTGGCGGTATTAACCGTGTGGAGGGTTATGAAAAGGCTTATCAGGAATCAGAGTTAACTCCCCCCATAAAATTTAGTGACCTGACCGGCAGTACAGAGGAGGCAAGCTACCATAATATCAAGGAAGCACTATTAAAAGAGAAACCAACCGCTGTTTTCTCGGTGTCTGAGCCTTTAAGCTATATCACTTATCAGGTACTTTCCGATCTGGCCATGCAGATACCTTCAGATATCTCTTTCTTATCCTTTGATGATGAACGTTGGCTGCAGCTCCTCCATATCTCAGCCATCGGCCATCCCGTTCAGGCACTGTCCAATGTAATCGTAAGGGAAATTTTGTCTTACGAAACCTCTGACAGTGAGGTATATCCTTCATCCACCAGCTTTAAGCCATTTTTAATTGAGAGAAATTCAGTCCTGCCTAATAATAAGCAATAA
- a CDS encoding pyridoxal phosphate-dependent aminotransferase, with protein sequence MITSKEHFHGSDLEKIEKYYGIKKEDIINFAGNVNPLGISPVLRSALASHLDAITDYPDREYTALRRNIAAYIDKDTPSDNKCNIDHILVGNGSTELISLFIKFIKPKKALILSPTYSEYERELKLAGSMIDYFPLKEEENFQVNISALKETLEAPYNLLIICNPNNPTSTVIRTETMAEILTFCRDRNIYCMVDETYVEFAPDISSATSVSLLSAFQNLIILRGISKFFAAPGLRLGYAMTSDEALLQLVNENKNPWTINILASIAGEIMFSDENYIQETRSFINNERERIKTELSKINTIKYYEPNGNFILLKLTDEHPDSYEVFEGAIKKGMMIRDCSSFPGLGNRFIRFCFQSKEANNRLLEYLYQTLHS encoded by the coding sequence ATGATAACGTCAAAGGAACATTTTCACGGAAGTGATTTAGAAAAAATAGAAAAATATTATGGAATAAAAAAAGAGGATATCATTAACTTTGCAGGGAATGTCAATCCCCTTGGTATATCACCGGTGTTAAGATCCGCGCTTGCAAGCCATCTTGACGCCATAACAGATTATCCCGACAGAGAATATACAGCTTTGCGAAGAAATATTGCCGCTTATATTGATAAGGATACTCCAAGTGATAATAAATGCAATATCGACCATATCCTGGTAGGAAATGGTTCAACGGAACTTATCTCATTGTTTATAAAATTTATAAAGCCTAAAAAAGCTCTGATTCTAAGTCCTACCTATTCTGAATACGAAAGAGAACTAAAGCTTGCAGGAAGTATGATTGATTATTTTCCTTTAAAGGAAGAGGAGAACTTTCAGGTAAATATCTCTGCACTAAAAGAAACCCTGGAAGCTCCCTATAACCTCCTTATAATCTGTAATCCGAACAATCCTACCTCTACTGTGATTCGGACAGAGACCATGGCAGAAATTCTTACCTTTTGCAGGGATAGAAATATATATTGTATGGTGGATGAGACTTATGTAGAATTTGCCCCGGATATTTCCTCTGCAACCTCGGTATCTCTTCTTTCTGCCTTTCAAAACCTTATCATCCTCCGGGGTATCTCCAAGTTCTTTGCAGCTCCCGGTCTCCGTCTGGGCTATGCTATGACCAGTGACGAAGCATTGCTTCAATTGGTCAACGAAAATAAGAACCCCTGGACGATAAATATTCTGGCTTCGATAGCAGGTGAAATCATGTTTTCTGATGAAAATTATATTCAAGAAACCAGAAGCTTTATAAACAATGAAAGAGAAAGAATTAAGACCGAATTAAGTAAAATAAATACCATAAAGTATTACGAACCTAACGGGAACTTTATTCTGTTAAAGCTTACCGATGAGCATCCTGACTCCTATGAGGTATTTGAAGGTGCTATCAAGAAAGGAATGATGATCAGAGATTGTTCAAGCTTTCCAGGCCTTGGTAATCGCTTTATAAGATTTTGCTTTCAGTCAAAGGAAGCCAATAACCGGTTATTAGAATATCTATACCAAACCCTGCACTCTTAA
- a CDS encoding DUF5717 family protein encodes MKEKIKQLAGGCFEYESPALLLSEEELIITVDAGGCYEGTLTVSNTLRTKITGQIYTSSTFFHIKEKELHGENPTITYTVEAKNLAPGDVIRGFLDIVSDSGEVKVPYIITAEPPFLNSSLGKIKDFFHFTNLAKSDWGEAVKFFKAEEFREFLSYRDRKYLTLYDALRKSRSANLALEEFLVSVHKKNPISFIVDKNILEYEVDTESFMDKVILMKDNWGYEEIRVSCEGEFIIPEHKIIWSDYFVGNTYPLEFVIQPLKMRKGRNYGRIVLSTVHDTVVVEVTALRKGAKDTERLKQRHIRGKVISCVRNYLNFRENRISSEEYIQNTEVELKGLKSGNKEKRLWHKLLEIHLLQIADRETSNIGVSNDTETVDTKASDLEARTALKAVKNEIMDEKQKDMALICGYWYLHALIEKTEEAVETAVREVRNIFHMNSNDYRILWFLLYTDKRFDNNKPQALELLKEQYMSGCRSPYLYFEALIIYKENPVLLTDLTDFEIQVLLFGTKEGFLEDELVRQFTYLAAKRKEFSRGIYFGLTRIYKEYSEKGKKEDQTLLTSILTALISLLIKGHKRGKKYYVWYQEGVKEQLRITELYENYLYSCDEEGQEKLPMQVLLYFIYNSSLQDKKRAFLYAYIIKNKEELSSIYRSYNKKIENFGKKMLKLGAIDRNLSVIYEELVRMDGFSEEIFKDLSNVGFKQELYCNNSNIKGVITLHQETGDEIYSPLVSGCAFIDLYTENHEILLVDNQDNRYAKTIPYTLYPFLGKDSYLTDYLKYENSNPMVLLNFAQKIEAYQKFDEESVRIRRKLLELPFLVDSYRSKLQMELISYYYDNFQADILEDYLREIHLEGLNKADRIKIIELYINRNFYEEAKAALIEYGFEGVQLGRLLKLCNWLLLASEEAVQDSYEEQKTSSETRMTYNDVLGKELASNLSFYIFKAGKYNEEILSYLVKTYEGSTRELYGLWEAACGFEIDTCILEERLLMQMLTTREYLINSPQVFLKYYKKGCNRQLIKAFLSYHAYKYLVNGRILGAEIFQVMRRELIYEENEVCMLALLKKLSKEDCFDESEKEFIDYNLQRFLRRGIVMPFFKDFKGVLPLNGKLLSSSFVEYISNPKGRVFIHYRLEDSEEFTEEEMRDMFQGIHVKDFILFADETLQYYITEGEGPDAAITESGSIKAEQEMSQDEGTPYEGINFMVTALDMGDYESIQEGIRNYSMNRHLMKDLFKAL; translated from the coding sequence TTGAAGGAGAAGATAAAACAATTAGCAGGCGGATGCTTTGAATATGAATCTCCCGCTTTATTATTATCAGAGGAAGAACTTATTATAACGGTGGATGCAGGCGGTTGCTATGAGGGTACACTTACCGTCTCGAATACTCTTCGCACGAAAATTACAGGACAAATTTATACTTCCAGCACCTTTTTTCATATCAAAGAAAAGGAACTGCATGGTGAAAACCCTACAATAACCTATACCGTAGAGGCAAAGAACCTTGCCCCGGGAGATGTTATCCGGGGGTTTCTTGATATTGTAAGTGATAGCGGTGAGGTAAAAGTACCTTACATCATTACAGCAGAACCACCTTTCTTAAACTCTTCCCTTGGCAAAATAAAAGACTTTTTTCATTTTACCAATCTCGCAAAATCTGACTGGGGGGAAGCAGTAAAATTCTTTAAAGCAGAAGAATTCAGGGAATTCCTGAGCTACCGGGATAGAAAGTATCTTACATTATATGATGCTTTGAGAAAAAGCAGATCGGCAAACCTGGCTTTAGAGGAATTTCTCGTTTCGGTTCATAAAAAAAATCCCATTAGTTTTATTGTAGACAAGAATATCCTGGAATATGAAGTTGATACCGAAAGCTTTATGGACAAGGTTATCTTAATGAAGGATAACTGGGGATATGAAGAGATAAGAGTAAGCTGCGAAGGGGAGTTTATTATACCGGAGCATAAGATTATATGGTCAGATTATTTTGTGGGGAATACATATCCGTTAGAATTTGTAATCCAGCCTCTAAAGATGCGAAAAGGCAGGAATTACGGCAGGATAGTATTGTCCACTGTTCATGATACAGTTGTAGTAGAGGTGACAGCCCTGCGTAAGGGTGCGAAGGATACAGAGAGGCTTAAACAAAGGCATATCAGGGGAAAAGTCATTTCCTGTGTGAGAAATTACCTGAACTTCAGAGAAAACCGTATCAGTTCTGAGGAGTATATTCAAAACACAGAAGTAGAATTAAAAGGTTTAAAGAGCGGTAACAAAGAGAAACGGCTCTGGCATAAGCTTTTAGAAATCCATCTGCTGCAGATTGCTGACAGGGAGACTTCAAATATAGGAGTCTCAAATGACACAGAGACTGTTGATACCAAAGCTTCCGACCTGGAAGCCAGAACCGCTCTGAAGGCTGTCAAAAATGAAATTATGGATGAAAAGCAAAAGGATATGGCGCTTATCTGCGGCTACTGGTACCTTCATGCACTGATAGAAAAAACCGAGGAAGCAGTAGAGACAGCCGTCAGGGAAGTCAGAAATATCTTTCACATGAATTCAAATGATTACAGAATACTCTGGTTCCTGCTATATACGGATAAACGTTTTGACAATAATAAACCACAGGCATTGGAGCTTTTAAAAGAACAGTATATGAGCGGCTGCCGCAGTCCATATCTATATTTTGAAGCCCTTATAATCTATAAGGAGAATCCGGTCCTTTTAACAGATTTGACGGACTTTGAGATACAAGTATTGCTCTTTGGGACGAAGGAAGGATTTCTGGAGGATGAATTAGTAAGGCAGTTTACATATCTGGCAGCCAAGAGAAAGGAATTCTCAAGAGGTATTTATTTTGGCCTTACACGGATATACAAGGAGTATTCAGAAAAGGGTAAAAAGGAAGATCAGACCCTTCTAACCAGTATATTAACCGCTCTGATCAGTCTTTTAATAAAAGGCCATAAAAGAGGGAAGAAGTATTATGTCTGGTATCAGGAAGGAGTAAAGGAACAGCTTCGCATAACAGAGCTTTATGAGAATTACCTTTATTCCTGCGACGAAGAGGGCCAGGAGAAACTGCCTATGCAGGTACTGCTTTATTTTATCTATAACAGCAGTCTCCAGGACAAAAAACGAGCCTTTCTCTATGCATACATTATTAAGAACAAGGAAGAGCTTTCTTCTATTTACCGAAGTTATAATAAAAAGATTGAGAATTTCGGAAAGAAGATGTTAAAACTGGGGGCAATTGACAGAAACTTGTCTGTTATCTATGAGGAATTGGTTCGGATGGACGGGTTTTCAGAAGAGATTTTTAAAGACTTATCTAATGTCGGCTTTAAGCAGGAGTTGTATTGCAATAACAGCAATATAAAAGGTGTAATCACGCTTCATCAGGAGACCGGCGATGAAATCTATTCCCCTTTGGTTTCAGGCTGTGCTTTCATTGACCTGTATACGGAAAACCACGAGATTCTCCTTGTGGATAACCAGGATAACCGGTATGCTAAGACGATTCCCTATACTTTATATCCTTTTCTTGGAAAGGATAGTTATCTGACGGATTATCTGAAGTATGAAAACAGTAATCCCATGGTACTTTTGAATTTTGCACAGAAGATAGAAGCCTACCAAAAATTTGATGAAGAATCTGTTCGAATTCGGAGAAAGCTTCTTGAGCTTCCTTTTCTGGTAGATAGCTATAGAAGCAAACTTCAAATGGAGTTAATTTCTTATTATTATGATAATTTTCAGGCAGATATTTTAGAGGATTACCTGAGAGAAATTCACCTGGAAGGGTTAAACAAAGCTGACAGGATTAAGATTATTGAATTATATATCAACAGGAATTTCTATGAGGAAGCGAAAGCTGCATTAATAGAGTATGGCTTTGAAGGTGTTCAGCTTGGCAGATTGCTGAAGCTATGTAACTGGCTGTTATTGGCTTCTGAGGAAGCAGTGCAGGACTCATACGAGGAACAAAAGACTTCCAGTGAAACTAGGATGACCTATAATGATGTTTTAGGGAAAGAACTGGCGTCAAACTTAAGCTTTTATATCTTTAAAGCAGGAAAATACAATGAAGAGATATTGTCATACCTGGTAAAGACATACGAGGGTTCTACCCGAGAATTATATGGTCTGTGGGAAGCCGCTTGTGGCTTTGAAATTGATACCTGTATTTTGGAAGAGAGACTTCTTATGCAGATGCTCACCACCCGTGAATATCTTATAAATTCACCTCAGGTGTTCCTAAAATACTACAAAAAAGGCTGCAATAGGCAATTAATCAAGGCTTTCTTGTCCTATCATGCATATAAATACCTTGTTAACGGAAGAATTCTTGGAGCGGAAATCTTTCAGGTAATGCGAAGGGAACTGATTTATGAAGAGAATGAGGTCTGTATGCTGGCGCTTTTAAAGAAACTTTCCAAGGAGGATTGTTTTGATGAGAGTGAGAAAGAATTTATTGATTATAATCTTCAACGCTTTTTACGAAGGGGTATCGTGATGCCCTTTTTCAAAGATTTTAAAGGAGTTCTGCCTCTGAACGGAAAGCTTCTTAGCAGCAGCTTCGTAGAATACATATCGAATCCAAAGGGAAGAGTATTTATCCACTACAGATTGGAAGACTCGGAGGAGTTTACAGAAGAAGAAATGCGAGACATGTTTCAAGGGATTCATGTTAAGGACTTTATCCTTTTTGCTGACGAGACCTTGCAGTATTATATAACGGAGGGCGAGGGGCCGGATGCGGCTATCACCGAGAGCGGAAGCATAAAAGCCGAACAGGAGATGTCACAAGATGAGGGTACCCCCTATGAAGGGATAAATTTTATGGTGACCGCTTTGGACATGGGTGATTACGAAAGCATTCAGGAAGGTATCAGAAATTACTCGATGAACAGACATCTTATGAAGGATTTATTCAAAGCCCTTTAA
- a CDS encoding DUF5716 family protein: MADNKSLILGLDFGDQDIQICCFNSKALEPESVSLCTGNNPYFFPAVIGVKPGGKEWVFGEEALELQKKGMCQAAGNLYQIAVQGTETVFYDKAYTAAYLLEKLFRKCLTCVTLKFPGEGISKLNVTVKELNDSVRAVLQEAFANLGLKEDRLSLQSHSLSYEYYALNQKKELWSNDIGLFHMDEEEFQYKQISISRKFTPIPVCVSQKDFNDVLSYEEVLKGDKERLEYCFLNLAKSILHKQLVTTIYVTGCGFEGDWADNALKELCVGRRVFKGQNLYAKGACYAAKEKKNIEEGKSGEFLFLDSDQITSSISLEAIKGETSCQIPLWDGYKPWFDGGLTREFILTEDNKLTILAKDLFTLKKEYHEITLDGLEVRSDKTTRIEISVSFKDSKTALVHIREKGFGQMIPSLGLSWESEIKL; the protein is encoded by the coding sequence GTGGCTGATAATAAGAGCTTGATATTAGGACTTGATTTTGGTGATCAGGATATACAGATATGCTGTTTTAATTCAAAAGCCCTTGAACCGGAATCGGTTTCCTTATGTACAGGTAATAATCCATACTTCTTTCCGGCAGTGATTGGTGTAAAGCCAGGGGGCAAAGAGTGGGTATTTGGGGAAGAGGCCTTGGAATTACAGAAGAAGGGCATGTGCCAGGCAGCAGGCAATTTATATCAGATAGCAGTACAGGGCACTGAGACGGTATTCTATGACAAAGCTTATACCGCAGCTTATCTGCTGGAAAAGCTTTTTCGCAAGTGCCTTACCTGCGTAACGTTAAAATTTCCGGGAGAAGGAATATCCAAGCTTAATGTCACTGTCAAAGAGCTAAATGATTCAGTAAGAGCAGTATTACAAGAAGCTTTCGCTAACCTTGGGCTAAAAGAGGATAGATTATCCCTTCAAAGTCATTCATTAAGTTACGAATACTATGCTCTGAATCAGAAAAAAGAGCTTTGGAGCAATGATATCGGATTATTTCATATGGACGAAGAGGAATTTCAATACAAGCAGATTAGTATCAGCCGTAAGTTTACACCGATACCTGTTTGTGTGAGCCAGAAAGATTTTAATGATGTATTAAGTTATGAAGAGGTATTAAAGGGAGATAAGGAACGGTTGGAGTACTGCTTTTTAAATCTTGCGAAAAGTATTTTGCATAAACAGCTAGTTACGACTATCTATGTTACCGGATGCGGATTTGAAGGGGATTGGGCTGATAATGCATTAAAAGAATTATGCGTGGGCCGAAGGGTGTTCAAAGGACAGAACCTGTATGCAAAGGGAGCATGCTATGCGGCAAAAGAAAAGAAAAATATAGAAGAAGGGAAAAGCGGAGAGTTTCTTTTCCTGGACTCCGACCAGATTACTTCTTCAATATCGCTGGAAGCTATAAAAGGAGAGACGTCTTGTCAGATACCTCTATGGGATGGATATAAACCCTGGTTTGATGGAGGTCTGACCCGGGAATTTATTCTGACAGAAGATAATAAGCTGACAATACTGGCAAAGGACTTATTTACCCTAAAAAAGGAGTATCATGAAATTACCCTGGATGGGCTGGAAGTCAGATCGGACAAAACCACCAGGATTGAAATTTCAGTTTCCTTTAAAGATAGCAAGACAGCTCTCGTTCATATAAGAGAAAAAGGCTTCGGTCAGATGATTCCTTCTCTGGGACTGAGCTGGGAGAGTGAAATAAAGCTATAG